Part of the Crossiella cryophila genome, GCGGCCAGGGTGTACGGCGAGCTGGTGCGCCGCGGCCTGGTCGTCGGCGAGGTCGGCCGCGGCACCTTCGTGCGCGCCGCCGAACCCGCGCCGGGTCTCGCGCTGTCCGAACCCGCCGCCGCGCAGGTCGACCTGGAACTGAACTTCCCGGTCCTGCCCGGCCAGCCCGAACAACTCGCCGCGGCGCTGGCCGGTCTGACCCGCCCCGACGTGTTCGCCGCCGCCCTGCGCCCGCTCGGCGTGACCGGCGATCCGGACCTGCGCGCGGCCGCCGCGATCGGATTGCGGCGCGGCGACTGGACCCCCGAGCACAGCCGGATCCTCTTCTCCGGCAACGGAAGACAGGGCCTGGCCGCCGCGATCTCCGCACTGGTGCCCACCGGCGGACGGCTCGGCGTGGAGGCGCTGACCTATCCGGTGATCAAGGGCATCGCGGCCCGCCTCGGCGTCACCCTGGTGCCGCTGCCGATGGACGAGCACGGCGTGCTGCCCGCCGCGCTGGACACCGTGCCCGCGGTGTACCTGCAGCCCACCCTGCACAACCCGCTCGGCGTCACCATGTCCGAACAGCGGCGGGTCGAGGTGGTGGAAGCACTGCGCCGCAACGACATCCCGCTCATCGAGGACGGCGTCTACGGTTTCCTGCGGCCGGAGCTGCCGCCGCTGGCCGCGCTGGCCCCGGAACGCACCGTGCTGGTGGACAGCCTGTCCAAACGCCTGGCCCCCGGCCTGACCCTGGGTTTCATCGTGTCCACACCGAAACTGACCGATGGGTTGGCGGCCGCGCTGCGCTCGGGTGCGTGGGCCGCGCCCGCCTTCGCCATGGCCGCGGCCCGGCACTGGCTCACCGACGGCACCGCCACCGCGATCGAGTCCGCCAAACGCCTCGACGCCGGCGCCCGGCAAACCCTTGCCGCCCAACACCTCGCCGGGTTCACCCGGCGCGCCGACCCGGCCGCGTACCACTGCTGGTGGGAGTTGCCCGCGCCGTGGCGGGCGGAGACCTTCGTGGCCGCGGCGGCCCGCCGGGGCATCGCGGTCACCCCGGCCGCCGCGTTCGCCGTGGTGCCGGGCCACGCCCCCAACGCCGTCCGCCTCGCCCTGTCCGCGCCGCCGATGGGCACCCTGGCCGCGGCGTTGCGGGTGCTGGCCGAGCTGGCCCGCGGTGTGCCGGAGGACACCACAATGGACTGATCATCGGGCTGCCGCCCGCGCGCACGAACGGAATCCGGACATTAGGGTCAGGGGCGTGAACCCGCCGACCGACACCGCCCCGGACACCTCGGCCGCGTTGCCCAGGTGGAGTCTGATCGTCCCGCCACTGGCCCTGGTGCTGCTGGTCGCGTCCTGGGGGCGTGGCCTCAACGCGGTGCTGCTGATACTCGTCTGCGCAGGCCTGGCCGGTGGCGTGATCGCCGCGGTGCACCACGCCGAGGTGGTCGCGCACCGCGTCGGCGAACCCTTCGGCACGTTGATCCTGGCCATCGCCGTCACGGTGATCGAGGTGGCCCTGATCGTCACCCTGATGTCCTCCGGCGGCCCCGACAGCGCCTCCCTGGCCCGCGACACCGTCTTCGCCGCCATCATGATCACCTGCAACGGCATAGTCGGCGTCGCCCTGCTCGCCGGTTCGCTGCGCCACCGCGTCCAGGAGTTCCGCGCGCACGCCTCCGGCGGCGCCCTGGCCGTCACCCTGGCGTTGGTCACGGTGTGCCTGGTGCTGCCCACCTTCACCATCAGTTCGGCTGGCCCCACCTTCACCGGCCCGCAGTTGGCCTTCGCCGGCGTCGCCTCGCTGGTGATGTACGCGGTCTTCGTCTTCGTCCAGACCAAACGCCACCGCGACTACTTCCTGCCCAAGGGCGACTGCACCCCCGACGAACACGCCCCCGCCCCCACCGCCCGCACCGCCTGGCTGAGCCTCGCCCTGCTGGTGCTCTGCCTGGTAAGCGTCGTCGGTCTGGCCAAAACAGTCTCCCCGGCCCTGGAATCCGCGGTGGAATCCGCCGGCGCGCCAAGATCGTTGGTAGGCCTCCTGATCGCCCTGCTCGTCCTCCTCCCGGAAACCGTCGCCGCCGTCCGAGCCGCCCTCCGAGACCGCCTCCAGACCAGCCTCAACCTCGCCCTGGGCTCGGCCCTGGCGAGCATCGGCCTGACGATCCCGGCGATCGCGCTGGCGTCGATCTGGTTGACGGGGCCGTTGGTGCTGGGGTTGGGGGCGAAGGAGATGGTGTTGCTCGCGCTGACCGGGGTGGTGTCGACGCTGACGATCGTGTCGGGGCGGGCGACGGTGTTGCAGGGGGCGGTGCACTTGATGGTGTTCAGCGCGTTCGTGTTCTTGGCTGTGACCCCGTGAGGGTGTATTTGGTTGGGGTGCCTCGAGTTGGGGTGGTGGGCTTGAGCTGGGATGATGTGGGGGGCGTTGGGTTTGGGGGTGGGTGGGGTTCACCTGGTTGGGGGAGATGATCCAGAGGGTGGGGCAACCTAAACGCGGGTTTTTGCGTTCCGCAGAGGGACGGTGGCGGCGGCGGATCCCGTCAGGGCGGGGTGGCGGGGTGGGGTTGGCCGGGGCTGGGCCGGGTTGAGCTGGGCTGGGACTGGGCCGGGCTGGATGGGGCTGGGCTGGGCTGGGGCGAGCGCCGGGCTGGGGCGAGCGCCGGGCTGGGGCGAGCGCCGGGCTGGGGCGAGCGCCGGGCTGGGCTGGAGCTGGGCCCGGCCGGGTAGGGCTGGATGGGCTCAGCCGGGCCAGACAGGGCGGGGCCGGGTGGGGCGAGGGGCTCGGGCCGGGCTGAGCCGGGCTTGGGCGGGCCGGGACGTGCAGTGCAGGGAGGCGGCAGGCGTGGCCGGCGCGGCTGGGGCTGCTGACGCGGGCGGCTGGGGCA contains:
- a CDS encoding calcium:proton antiporter, producing the protein MNPPTDTAPDTSAALPRWSLIVPPLALVLLVASWGRGLNAVLLILVCAGLAGGVIAAVHHAEVVAHRVGEPFGTLILAIAVTVIEVALIVTLMSSGGPDSASLARDTVFAAIMITCNGIVGVALLAGSLRHRVQEFRAHASGGALAVTLALVTVCLVLPTFTISSAGPTFTGPQLAFAGVASLVMYAVFVFVQTKRHRDYFLPKGDCTPDEHAPAPTARTAWLSLALLVLCLVSVVGLAKTVSPALESAVESAGAPRSLVGLLIALLVLLPETVAAVRAALRDRLQTSLNLALGSALASIGLTIPAIALASIWLTGPLVLGLGAKEMVLLALTGVVSTLTIVSGRATVLQGAVHLMVFSAFVFLAVTP
- a CDS encoding aminotransferase-like domain-containing protein; protein product: MRDYRVVADRIAAEIAVGRLRPGDRLPPQRQFARRHGIAGSTAARVYGELVRRGLVVGEVGRGTFVRAAEPAPGLALSEPAAAQVDLELNFPVLPGQPEQLAAALAGLTRPDVFAAALRPLGVTGDPDLRAAAAIGLRRGDWTPEHSRILFSGNGRQGLAAAISALVPTGGRLGVEALTYPVIKGIAARLGVTLVPLPMDEHGVLPAALDTVPAVYLQPTLHNPLGVTMSEQRRVEVVEALRRNDIPLIEDGVYGFLRPELPPLAALAPERTVLVDSLSKRLAPGLTLGFIVSTPKLTDGLAAALRSGAWAAPAFAMAAARHWLTDGTATAIESAKRLDAGARQTLAAQHLAGFTRRADPAAYHCWWELPAPWRAETFVAAAARRGIAVTPAAAFAVVPGHAPNAVRLALSAPPMGTLAAALRVLAELARGVPEDTTMD